A window from Urocitellus parryii isolate mUroPar1 chromosome 1, mUroPar1.hap1, whole genome shotgun sequence encodes these proteins:
- the Ccl20 gene encoding C-C motif chemokine 20 isoform X1: MMCSGKSLLLAALASVLLLHLYRESEAASNFDCCLRYTEKVFPHKFLVGFTQQLANEACDIDAVIFYTKRKLAVCADPKKPWVKRAVHMLSQRVKKM, from the exons ATGATGTGCAGTGGCAAGAGTTTGCTCCTGGCTGCCTTGGCGTCAGTGCTGCTCCTCCACCTCTACAGAGAGTCAGAAG cagCAAGCAACTTTGACTGCTGCCTGCGATATACAGAGAAGGTCTTTCCTCACAAATTCCTTGTGGGCTTCACACAGCAGTTGGCCAATGAAGCCTGTGATATTGATGCTGTCAT CTTTTACACAAAGAGGAAATTAGCTGTATGTGCAGATCCAAAGAAGCCCTGGGTGAAGAGAGCTGTGCATATGCTCAG tcAAAGAGTCAAGAAGATGTAA
- the Ccl20 gene encoding C-C motif chemokine 20 isoform X2: protein MMCSGKSLLLAALASVLLLHLYRESEASNFDCCLRYTEKVFPHKFLVGFTQQLANEACDIDAVIFYTKRKLAVCADPKKPWVKRAVHMLSQRVKKM from the exons ATGATGTGCAGTGGCAAGAGTTTGCTCCTGGCTGCCTTGGCGTCAGTGCTGCTCCTCCACCTCTACAGAGAGTCAGAAG CAAGCAACTTTGACTGCTGCCTGCGATATACAGAGAAGGTCTTTCCTCACAAATTCCTTGTGGGCTTCACACAGCAGTTGGCCAATGAAGCCTGTGATATTGATGCTGTCAT CTTTTACACAAAGAGGAAATTAGCTGTATGTGCAGATCCAAAGAAGCCCTGGGTGAAGAGAGCTGTGCATATGCTCAG tcAAAGAGTCAAGAAGATGTAA